CCTTGTCTGCCAGTTCTTTCACTGTATAGCATTTATTTTTTCTAAGTTCTTTAATTGTCTTATTTCTGTTTCTGAATTCAAAAAACATATCTATACACTCCTATTTTGTATTTACATAAAGATTCGATAAAGAGGGTCAAAAGTCCTTTAAAGAAAAATGGCTTTTCTTTATACTTTAAATATGTTATAGTACTACCTGAAGTCAGTTCGCGAAATCCTGACTATAAACAAAACTAAGGAGGAATAAAAAATGAATAAGAGGATTTTGTTTTTGGTGCAGTCAGCACTGATTGCTGCAATTTATGTGGTGTTAACCCTTCCCTTTGCAGTAATTAGCACAGACTATTTACAGGTGCGTATTTCAGAAGCCTTGACTGTACTGCCGTTCTTTACCCCTACGGCAATTCCGGGGTTATTTATTGGGTGTTTAATATCCAATATCTTTATTAGTAAATTTGGTATGGTGGACATTGTTTTCGGAAGCCTGGCTACTTTAATAGCGGCTTATCTGTCCTATAAAATGCCAAAGAAAATACTGGTACCCATTCCCCCGATCGTCGTTAATGCTATTATTGTAGGATTACTGATTTACTACGGAACCTTTGGCAAGGTTGAGTGGAATACAACCCTTCTTGTATTTATGGGAGGCGTAGGGTTAGGACAGTTGATTTCATGTTATGGAATCGGATATCCGTTAATGTTAATATTAGATAAATACAAACAACATATCTTCAAATACTCATAAACCCAACCAAGGAGCCTGTCAGTTCAAACTGACAGGCTCCTTATTTTTGTTATATACCGTCTAAAGTTCCCATATATTTATAGAAAGGCGATTTATTGATAGATTGTGTATCAGCGGGGGGTTAAGATTTTGGCACATTACGATGTGGTTATTATAGGGGGAGGCATTATAGGACTTTCTGTCAGCTATTATCTTCTTTTAAAAAAGAAAAAGGTGCTTATATTGGAAAAAGGAGAACTGGGCAGTGGGGCGTCATCGTCCTGTGATGATGCCATTTTCCTTCAATCCAAAAAGCCCGGCATTCTTCTTGACATGACTTTAGAAAGTGTACAAATGTACAAATCCTTGTCAAAAGAACTGAAGACAGACCTGGAATTTGAAAACAGGGGAGGAATGGTCTTAATTGAAGACGATATACAGTTAAAAGCGATGGAGGAATTTGTAAAGATACAGAACAGTCACGGACTG
The genomic region above belongs to Defluviitalea saccharophila and contains:
- a CDS encoding QueT transporter family protein, with translation MNKRILFLVQSALIAAIYVVLTLPFAVISTDYLQVRISEALTVLPFFTPTAIPGLFIGCLISNIFISKFGMVDIVFGSLATLIAAYLSYKMPKKILVPIPPIVVNAIIVGLLIYYGTFGKVEWNTTLLVFMGGVGLGQLISCYGIGYPLMLILDKYKQHIFKYS